A window of the Bradyrhizobium diazoefficiens genome harbors these coding sequences:
- the cysT gene encoding sulfate ABC transporter permease subunit CysT produces the protein MGLTLTWLSVIILIPLAGLFLKSLELSPEQFWNILSSRRTLNALRVSFGLAFAAACVNLVMGSIIVWALVRYRFPGRRLFDAIVDVPFALPTAVAGVALTSLFAEKGWLGAPLAALGIKVAFTPLGIFVAMIFIGIPFVVRTVQPVLQDLDPEIEEAAGSLGASRWQTIIRVILPSLGPALLTGLALAFARAVGEYGSVIFIAGNLPNVSEIAPLLIVIRLSEFRYADATAIAVVMLVVSFVIIFAVNRLQRWAQNRIPVH, from the coding sequence ATGGGACTGACGCTGACCTGGCTGTCCGTCATCATCCTGATTCCGCTCGCCGGCCTGTTCCTGAAGTCGCTTGAGCTCAGCCCCGAGCAGTTCTGGAACATCCTCTCGAGCCGCCGTACCCTGAATGCGCTTCGCGTCTCCTTCGGCCTCGCTTTTGCAGCGGCATGCGTCAATCTCGTGATGGGCAGCATCATCGTCTGGGCGCTCGTGCGCTATCGCTTTCCCGGCCGCCGGCTGTTCGATGCCATCGTCGATGTGCCTTTTGCATTGCCGACGGCTGTTGCCGGCGTCGCGCTGACCTCGCTATTTGCCGAAAAAGGCTGGCTGGGTGCGCCGCTCGCCGCGCTCGGCATCAAGGTGGCGTTCACGCCGCTCGGCATCTTCGTCGCCATGATCTTCATCGGCATTCCCTTCGTGGTGCGCACCGTGCAGCCGGTGCTGCAGGATCTCGACCCCGAGATCGAGGAGGCCGCGGGCAGCCTCGGCGCCAGCCGCTGGCAAACGATCATTCGCGTGATCCTGCCGTCGCTCGGTCCGGCATTGCTCACGGGGCTCGCGCTCGCCTTTGCGCGCGCGGTCGGCGAATACGGCTCGGTGATCTTCATCGCCGGCAATCTGCCCAACGTCTCCGAGATCGCGCCGCTCTTGATCGTGATCCGGCTCTCCGAATTCCGCTATGCCGACGCGACCGCGATCGCCGTCGTCATGCTCGTCGTCTCCTTCGTCATCATCTTCGCAGTCAACCGGTTGCAGCGCTGGGCGCAGAACCGGATCCCGGTGCACTAG
- a CDS encoding sulfate ABC transporter substrate-binding protein translates to MEMDMMRRIVPLAAGLLATGLLVTGFLASAALAADINLLNVSYDPTRELYVEFNKAFANAYQKETGKSVEIKQSHGGSGSQARAVIDGLQADVVTLALAYDIDAIAGKGLIAADWQKRLPQNSSPYTSTIVFLMRKGNPKGIKDWDDLLKPGVAVITPNPKTSGGARWNYLAAWGFAQKKYGSADKAKDFIGKLYQQVPVLDTGARGATVTFVERGVGDVLLAWENEAYLALKEFGPEKFEIVAPPLSILAEPPVAIVDKVADKKGTRNVADAYLQYWYTKEGQEIAARNFYRPRDPEIAKRHENSFAKVELFTIDDVFGGWTKAQKEHFADGGVFDQIYKN, encoded by the coding sequence ATGGAGATGGACATGATGCGTCGTATCGTTCCGCTCGCTGCAGGACTTCTCGCAACAGGACTGCTCGTAACGGGATTCTTGGCAAGCGCGGCTCTCGCTGCTGATATCAACCTCTTGAACGTGTCGTACGATCCGACGCGTGAGCTTTATGTCGAGTTCAACAAGGCGTTCGCGAACGCCTATCAGAAGGAAACCGGCAAGAGCGTCGAGATCAAGCAGTCGCATGGCGGCAGCGGCTCGCAGGCGCGCGCCGTGATCGACGGATTGCAGGCCGACGTGGTGACGCTAGCGCTCGCCTATGACATCGACGCCATCGCCGGCAAGGGCCTCATCGCGGCAGATTGGCAGAAGCGGCTGCCGCAGAATTCATCACCCTACACGTCGACTATCGTGTTCCTGATGCGCAAGGGCAATCCCAAGGGCATCAAGGACTGGGATGACCTGCTCAAGCCGGGCGTCGCCGTGATCACGCCGAACCCGAAGACCTCGGGCGGTGCGCGCTGGAATTATCTGGCGGCCTGGGGCTTTGCGCAGAAGAAATATGGTTCGGCGGACAAGGCCAAGGACTTCATCGGCAAGCTCTATCAGCAGGTTCCGGTGCTCGATACCGGCGCGCGCGGCGCCACCGTGACCTTCGTCGAGCGCGGCGTCGGCGACGTGCTGCTCGCCTGGGAGAACGAGGCCTATCTCGCGCTGAAGGAGTTTGGTCCGGAGAAATTCGAGATCGTGGCGCCGCCGCTGTCGATCCTCGCCGAGCCGCCGGTCGCCATCGTCGACAAGGTTGCCGATAAAAAGGGCACCCGCAACGTCGCCGATGCCTACCTCCAGTACTGGTACACCAAGGAAGGGCAGGAGATCGCCGCGCGCAACTTCTACCGTCCGCGCGATCCCGAGATTGCTAAAAGGCACGAAAACTCGTTCGCAAAGGTCGAGCTGTTCACGATCGACGATGTGTTCGGCGGCTGGACCAAGGCGCAGAAGGAACATTTTGCTGACGGTGGCGTCTTCGATCAGATCTACAAGAACTGA